In a single window of the Mycobacterium bourgelatii genome:
- the eccE gene encoding type VII secretion protein EccE has protein sequence MTAPTRLAVVASTFVALILGWSVGGYLGAATGSAIGLAVGVIPWRGQPAWSWLLLAWQHKQPIDWSEPLTVANDRAGGGVRFQDGVAVAAVQLLGKAHTPTVFTGSAGARTENAVDITELRELLRQSLGLRLDSLSVVGTGSRRRSTGDYPRVYDTLIGTPPYAGRRETWLIIRVKAADNAEALRWRSSVATATVAAAQRISAAMRQRGLRARVATATDILELERRLGRSALQVMNRRWRSVRGDGGWLTTYWYRPDVITTEKLAQAWSLRTDGITHNVSLFADGSVTASVTVRSAQPPTAPPSLLMRTLPGEQAQAIAANMCGPMPALRGVRRGLLTGPLVIPIGPSGVLLGKVEGGNRLMLPLDDPGDFSRVHIAAEDAVAQRIVVRLAGAGERITVHTRNPQRWSGVRMPDVVVSDRSKPAAGTTVSVVDGTVTPSPRPNTLISVGNPDVPYRGMADVLIAQTDPATLDVRAAGRRHTVEVEFFRAENRYVSADPSMSPSLEREPVDIYQ, from the coding sequence ATGACCGCCCCGACCAGGCTGGCGGTCGTAGCCAGCACTTTCGTAGCCCTCATACTCGGATGGTCGGTCGGCGGCTACCTCGGTGCCGCAACGGGTTCGGCTATCGGGCTCGCGGTAGGGGTGATCCCGTGGCGCGGACAGCCGGCGTGGTCGTGGCTGCTCTTGGCGTGGCAGCACAAGCAACCCATCGATTGGTCCGAGCCGCTGACCGTGGCCAACGACCGCGCCGGAGGCGGCGTCCGATTCCAGGACGGCGTTGCGGTGGCCGCAGTGCAACTACTCGGGAAGGCCCATACACCAACGGTGTTCACCGGCTCTGCCGGCGCACGTACCGAGAATGCCGTCGACATCACCGAATTACGAGAGCTGTTAAGGCAAAGCCTCGGATTGCGGCTGGACTCACTGAGTGTCGTCGGGACGGGATCTCGCCGGCGTAGCACCGGGGACTACCCACGGGTGTACGACACATTGATCGGCACACCGCCCTACGCCGGACGGCGCGAAACGTGGCTCATCATCCGCGTCAAAGCGGCGGACAACGCCGAGGCGCTGCGGTGGCGTAGTTCGGTGGCCACCGCCACCGTGGCGGCGGCACAACGGATCAGCGCCGCCATGCGTCAGCGCGGCTTGCGGGCGAGGGTGGCCACAGCCACCGACATCCTCGAGCTGGAACGCAGATTGGGGCGCTCCGCGTTGCAGGTCATGAACCGCCGATGGCGCTCGGTGCGTGGCGACGGCGGTTGGCTGACGACATATTGGTATCGACCGGACGTCATCACCACGGAGAAGTTGGCCCAGGCTTGGTCACTTCGAACCGACGGGATCACGCACAACGTAAGCCTTTTCGCAGACGGCTCCGTCACCGCCAGCGTGACGGTGCGCAGCGCTCAGCCGCCCACGGCGCCCCCGAGTTTGCTGATGCGGACGCTGCCTGGCGAGCAGGCGCAGGCGATCGCGGCCAACATGTGCGGACCGATGCCGGCGTTGCGCGGCGTCCGTCGGGGTTTGCTCACGGGTCCACTCGTCATCCCCATCGGCCCGTCGGGCGTGCTGCTCGGCAAGGTCGAAGGCGGTAACCGGCTGATGCTGCCGCTAGACGACCCGGGGGATTTCAGCCGCGTACACATCGCCGCGGAGGACGCCGTGGCCCAGCGCATCGTGGTCCGGTTGGCCGGGGCCGGCGAACGGATCACCGTTCACACGCGAAACCCACAGCGATGGAGCGGCGTTCGCATGCCCGATGTGGTGGTCAGCGATCGGAGCAAGCCGGCGGCCGGGACCACCGTCAGCGTGGTGGACGGCACCGTCACACCCTCGCCCCGCCCGAATACCTTGATCTCCGTGGGGAACCCCGATGTTCCGTATCGAGGAATGGCCGATGTGCTTATTGCCCAGACTGATCCGGCAACGCTGGACGTACGTGCCGCCGGTCGACGGCACACGGTCGAGGTTGAGTTCTTTCGGGCCGAAAACCGCTATGTCTCTGCTGACCCGAGCATGTCGCCAAGCTTGGAGCGCGAGCCCGTGGACATCTACCAATGA
- a CDS encoding S8 family serine peptidase, whose protein sequence is MTARWSRRITALTTATVIAAMLPSLTAAQAIPPPSIDPARVPVDGKPAPDQPMRQSNMCAQTITVADPNAGNTAPGFTMLNVSKAWQYSTGNGVPVAIIDTGINPSSRLRVIPGGDYIMGGDGLLDCDAHGTIVASVIGAAPQGIPMPAAMPSDPAFPAPVGPPPTDSAPAPPGGKPPPPAPPPPPTPVTVTETRPAPPPPPSDEPANGPGDSGVGPPDNPEVAPPSPGAPDGVIGVAPHAVIISIRQSSRAYEPVNPGPGDMEVRKKAGSISTLASAIVHAANLGAKVINISVTSCVPAADPLDQATIGAAVWYAATVKDAVIVAAAGNDSEDGCAQNPSFDPLDPTDPRDWHQVKTVSSPSWFADYVLSVGAVDNTGAPIGKSLAGPWVAAAAPGVGILGLSPTNGQPVNAYPPIRPGDKPMPIWGTSFSAAYVSGVAALVRAKFPMLSAHQIINRILRTAHNPPRGVDNQVGYGVVDPVAALTFDVPAGDRLPAVPHNRIVVPAAPPAPPDHRARDIAVAFAGVVAAAIAVTALVARARRQR, encoded by the coding sequence ATGACAGCGAGATGGAGCCGCCGGATCACCGCTTTGACTACCGCCACCGTGATCGCGGCCATGCTGCCGAGTCTTACGGCGGCACAGGCAATACCACCACCGAGCATCGACCCCGCTCGGGTACCGGTGGACGGCAAACCGGCACCGGACCAACCCATGCGGCAAAGCAACATGTGCGCGCAAACGATCACCGTCGCAGACCCGAATGCCGGCAACACCGCACCGGGTTTCACGATGCTGAACGTCAGCAAGGCTTGGCAGTACTCGACCGGCAACGGTGTGCCGGTGGCGATCATCGATACCGGGATCAACCCCAGTTCGCGGCTGCGAGTGATACCGGGCGGAGACTACATCATGGGCGGCGACGGTTTGTTGGACTGCGACGCGCACGGCACCATCGTGGCGTCGGTGATTGGTGCTGCCCCGCAGGGCATTCCGATGCCGGCCGCGATGCCGAGCGACCCGGCGTTTCCGGCACCGGTGGGCCCGCCCCCGACGGACTCGGCGCCGGCGCCGCCGGGCGGCAAGCCGCCGCCGCCGGCGCCACCTCCGCCACCGACCCCGGTGACCGTCACCGAGACCAGGCCGGCACCGCCACCGCCGCCGTCGGACGAACCCGCCAATGGGCCAGGGGATTCCGGTGTCGGCCCACCTGACAACCCTGAGGTGGCGCCGCCATCACCCGGCGCACCCGACGGCGTCATCGGCGTCGCACCGCATGCGGTGATCATCTCCATTCGTCAGTCGTCGCGGGCCTACGAGCCGGTCAACCCGGGACCCGGCGACATGGAGGTCCGCAAGAAGGCCGGCTCGATATCAACCTTGGCGAGCGCCATCGTGCACGCCGCCAACCTGGGCGCCAAGGTGATCAACATCAGCGTGACATCGTGCGTTCCGGCCGCCGATCCGCTGGATCAGGCCACCATCGGGGCCGCCGTGTGGTACGCGGCAACCGTGAAAGACGCGGTAATCGTTGCCGCAGCGGGCAATGACAGCGAAGACGGGTGTGCCCAGAACCCGTCGTTCGATCCGCTCGATCCCACCGATCCTCGCGATTGGCATCAGGTCAAGACGGTGTCATCACCATCGTGGTTCGCCGACTACGTGTTGTCGGTGGGCGCCGTGGACAACACGGGCGCTCCCATCGGCAAGAGTCTTGCCGGCCCTTGGGTGGCGGCAGCGGCACCCGGCGTCGGAATCCTGGGCCTGTCGCCGACGAACGGCCAGCCGGTGAATGCTTACCCGCCGATCCGGCCCGGCGACAAACCAATGCCGATCTGGGGCACCAGCTTCTCCGCTGCCTATGTCAGTGGGGTGGCCGCGCTGGTGCGCGCAAAATTTCCAATGCTGTCTGCGCATCAGATCATCAACCGAATTCTCCGGACGGCACACAATCCGCCCCGTGGGGTCGACAATCAGGTCGGCTACGGGGTCGTGGATCCGGTGGCCGCGCTGACGTTCGACGTTCCGGCGGGAGACCGACTTCCGGCCGTGCCGCATAACCGAATTGTCGTGCCGGCCGCCCCGCCAGCGCCGCCGGATCATCGCGCCCGCGACATCGCGGTCGCCTTCGCCGGTGTGGTTGCGGCAGCGATCGCGGTGACAGCACTGGTCGCTCGGGCTCGGCGGCAACGATGA
- the eccD gene encoding type VII secretion integral membrane protein EccD, with translation MTRSASTVSFPARCAVAVVCGEHLVSQVYPASVPIEAFIDNVVELLNDELKRRGCHGLEAGVGYELHKTNGVRLDITKTLDELGVEDGATLTLVPAVEGESFEPQYESLSTGLARIGKKMFEPVTAQTAAHTAVAMLVMGALTILGLALRQRISSESLLPSIVTGIAGLLAAGAAVAVWRRWPHRADMLDGFGWLAVLPLAVSLGAVPPGNLGAPHQFIAALAAAVLTCVLAATTKRHVKVAAAVVTLCALAGTIAGARMWWSIPAQWLGMCALVALLFVLTLAPTVALWVAQIRPPYFGSITGRDLFRRSAGLPVDAVTPVSDGDAAADDDANPDTTPRGAQIAAAAIRANDVLTGICVGAALALPAAVWATLMPGRDRSTATTVLAGLFVTIFISRGRVFADKRQAVALVCGAAAATCAGVVKYAVQEPVSSPYSLAWGALVVGAFGGAGLLAALLVPVTRFTPLVRMTAEWLEIAAIIVAFPLAAWIGGLFTWVRMR, from the coding sequence ATGACTCGGTCGGCGTCTACGGTTTCCTTTCCGGCGCGCTGCGCCGTGGCCGTGGTGTGCGGCGAACACCTGGTATCGCAGGTGTATCCGGCGTCCGTGCCGATCGAAGCATTCATCGACAACGTCGTCGAACTGTTGAACGACGAACTCAAGCGTCGCGGTTGCCATGGACTCGAAGCAGGTGTGGGATACGAACTGCACAAAACCAACGGCGTGCGACTGGACATCACCAAGACCCTGGATGAACTTGGCGTCGAAGACGGCGCCACGCTGACCCTGGTGCCGGCGGTCGAAGGCGAATCGTTCGAGCCGCAGTACGAATCGTTGTCCACCGGCTTGGCGCGGATCGGCAAGAAGATGTTCGAGCCGGTCACAGCGCAGACGGCGGCGCACACGGCGGTGGCCATGCTGGTCATGGGTGCCCTCACCATTCTGGGATTAGCGCTGCGGCAGCGTATTTCGAGTGAGTCGCTGTTGCCCAGCATCGTCACGGGTATTGCGGGTCTGCTGGCCGCGGGCGCAGCGGTGGCGGTGTGGCGTCGGTGGCCCCATCGCGCTGACATGCTCGACGGGTTCGGGTGGCTTGCGGTACTGCCGCTGGCGGTCAGTCTGGGTGCAGTGCCGCCGGGAAACCTCGGAGCTCCGCACCAGTTCATCGCGGCGCTGGCGGCCGCTGTGCTCACGTGCGTACTCGCAGCGACGACGAAGCGCCACGTCAAGGTGGCTGCGGCAGTGGTGACCCTGTGTGCACTCGCCGGGACGATTGCCGGCGCTCGGATGTGGTGGTCGATCCCGGCCCAGTGGCTAGGCATGTGCGCCCTGGTCGCATTGCTGTTCGTCTTGACGTTGGCGCCGACGGTCGCATTGTGGGTGGCGCAGATTCGGCCGCCGTACTTCGGATCCATCACCGGGCGAGATCTGTTCCGACGCAGCGCAGGCCTTCCCGTCGATGCGGTCACGCCGGTCAGCGATGGTGATGCCGCCGCGGACGACGACGCAAATCCGGACACCACCCCCCGCGGAGCACAGATCGCCGCGGCCGCGATCCGCGCCAACGATGTGCTCACCGGCATCTGCGTGGGGGCCGCGCTGGCCCTGCCTGCGGCCGTCTGGGCAACCCTCATGCCGGGACGTGATCGCAGCACCGCCACAACGGTGCTCGCCGGGCTGTTCGTCACCATCTTCATAAGCCGCGGACGGGTCTTCGCGGACAAGCGCCAGGCGGTGGCGCTGGTGTGCGGGGCCGCCGCAGCGACATGCGCCGGGGTAGTCAAGTACGCTGTGCAGGAACCGGTTTCGTCGCCGTACTCGCTGGCCTGGGGTGCGCTCGTAGTGGGTGCCTTCGGAGGCGCGGGCTTGCTAGCTGCGCTGCTTGTTCCGGTCACCCGATTCACCCCACTGGTACGCATGACCGCCGAATGGCTTGAAATCGCTGCGATTATCGTCGCCTTTCCGCTAGCGGCCTGGATCGGCGGCCTGTTCACCTGGGTGCGCATGCGATGA
- a CDS encoding MinD/ParA family ATP-binding protein has product MTNSWSVATNPAEHNSVSETLRISDMVAPRKIPPDSGWRRFLYSASCRKLNLGESPAERHYRELQERIRRHIRKQYVIGVVSGKGGVGKTTMTACIGAAFRECRPDNVVAVDAAPGFGTLAGRIDESPPGDYSAVLNDTDVQGYADIREHLGQNNIGLDVLAGNRASDQPRTLVPSMFTGVLARLRRTHTVIVVDTSDDLEHPVMKAVLDSCDTLVFVSGLTADTSLPVTRAIDLLRSMGYHELVSRSMVVLNDSRNKYEADARTYLTERFGQCGATVEFMPFDPYLAKGGIIDTQHELTKKTRLRLFEITATLADKYIPDADRPRQ; this is encoded by the coding sequence ATGACGAATTCGTGGAGTGTGGCGACAAACCCAGCCGAACACAATTCCGTATCCGAAACCTTGCGGATATCAGATATGGTCGCGCCGCGAAAAATTCCGCCCGACTCGGGCTGGCGCAGGTTCCTCTACAGTGCCTCTTGCCGGAAGCTGAACCTCGGTGAATCGCCGGCTGAAAGGCATTACCGGGAATTGCAGGAGCGAATTCGGCGGCACATCCGTAAGCAATACGTGATCGGTGTGGTCTCCGGAAAGGGCGGCGTCGGCAAGACCACAATGACGGCGTGCATAGGTGCGGCGTTCCGAGAGTGCCGGCCCGACAACGTCGTCGCCGTCGACGCGGCGCCCGGATTCGGAACGCTGGCCGGGCGAATCGACGAGTCGCCGCCGGGTGACTACTCGGCCGTTCTGAACGACACCGACGTTCAGGGTTATGCGGACATCCGGGAACACCTGGGGCAGAACAACATCGGGCTCGATGTGCTGGCCGGCAACCGCGCATCGGATCAACCCCGGACGCTGGTGCCCTCGATGTTCACCGGCGTACTGGCACGACTGCGGCGCACCCACACGGTGATAGTGGTGGACACCTCCGACGATCTCGAGCACCCGGTGATGAAGGCCGTGCTCGACTCCTGCGACACGCTGGTATTCGTGTCCGGGTTGACCGCGGACACCTCCCTGCCCGTCACCCGGGCGATCGATCTGCTGCGGTCGATGGGCTACCACGAATTGGTCTCCCGCAGCATGGTGGTCTTGAACGACAGCCGCAACAAATACGAGGCGGACGCTCGCACCTACCTGACCGAGAGGTTCGGTCAATGCGGGGCGACCGTCGAATTCATGCCCTTCGATCCCTACCTCGCCAAAGGCGGGATCATCGACACCCAACACGAGCTGACGAAGAAGACGCGGCTACGGCTCTTCGAGATCACCGCGACGCTGGCCGACAAGTACATTCCCGATGCTGACAGGCCGCGGCAATGA
- a CDS encoding ESX secretion-associated protein EspG yields MLTTTIDGLWALQVLTGIETVAPELGLRPHLPSVEPKHLALAHPIMDDLRAAGVVDESDHVDPTVVEWLTVLSRRDVALFVQISTAGADDPARALLARFAQWWVAMERSADLVRISAAGTAGAETSASAVLNTQVERLCGELEPAQLRPVTLDAEALRAAATSRKALATFLEDQRLEPDQLRTLLLAADPNRSARASIVAIQCGVSTGKFHRSHVDESAVTVIDTPEGRLVAEDVHSAGGKWMIIAPGTKSNIGVAINHMVRRLPAEQEWFSYRKVV; encoded by the coding sequence TTGTTGACCACGACCATTGACGGCCTATGGGCCCTCCAAGTACTGACGGGCATCGAAACCGTAGCCCCCGAGTTGGGGTTGCGTCCCCACTTGCCCAGCGTTGAGCCGAAGCACCTCGCGTTGGCTCATCCGATCATGGACGACCTGCGCGCCGCCGGTGTCGTGGATGAGTCGGATCACGTCGACCCCACCGTGGTCGAGTGGCTGACCGTGCTTTCGCGGCGGGACGTCGCGCTCTTCGTACAGATCTCTACGGCAGGTGCCGACGATCCGGCGCGAGCCCTGCTCGCCAGGTTCGCGCAGTGGTGGGTGGCCATGGAACGTTCGGCGGATCTCGTCCGCATCAGCGCGGCCGGCACCGCCGGCGCCGAGACATCGGCAAGCGCAGTGCTCAATACCCAGGTAGAGAGGTTGTGCGGAGAACTCGAGCCCGCGCAGCTACGCCCCGTCACCTTGGACGCCGAAGCTCTGCGGGCGGCCGCCACCAGCCGGAAGGCTTTGGCCACATTCCTGGAAGACCAACGGCTCGAACCCGACCAGTTGCGTACTTTGCTCCTCGCCGCCGACCCGAACAGATCGGCCCGGGCCTCGATCGTCGCAATCCAGTGCGGGGTTTCGACGGGCAAGTTTCACCGGTCACACGTGGACGAGAGCGCGGTGACGGTGATCGACACCCCGGAGGGACGGCTCGTGGCTGAGGATGTCCATTCCGCAGGGGGGAAATGGATGATCATCGCCCCCGGAACAAAAAGCAACATCGGCGTTGCGATCAACCATATGGTGCGGCGTCTGCCTGCCGAGCAGGAATGGTTTTCGTACCGCAAAGTTGTTTAG
- a CDS encoding WXG100 family type VII secretion target yields MADQIVYNHGAVIGFAGEVGSQAAQLMEIHSDVLNLTQALADFFQGHGATAFFDAQQQMLRGLEDLIQTVSRHAHTVHNVDEMAQATDAQIGSFFL; encoded by the coding sequence ATGGCAGATCAGATTGTCTACAACCACGGCGCCGTCATCGGGTTCGCCGGTGAAGTTGGCTCGCAAGCGGCGCAGCTCATGGAGATCCACAGCGATGTCCTCAACCTCACGCAGGCACTCGCCGACTTCTTTCAAGGTCACGGAGCGACCGCCTTTTTCGATGCGCAGCAGCAGATGCTGCGTGGCCTCGAAGACCTGATTCAGACCGTCAGCCGGCACGCCCACACGGTGCACAACGTGGACGAGATGGCACAGGCCACGGACGCCCAGATCGGAAGCTTCTTTCTGTAG
- a CDS encoding WXG100 family type VII secretion target, which yields MANATVVTPELLRGTQQRIETRLQEAAAIANQYLSGHENIISATGWAGDAGTTSLNTAGQIHHDLQQIMSGGQRLAHGLGQAAVLMENHEADAATNLNGVFGGGTQAV from the coding sequence ATGGCAAACGCGACTGTCGTCACACCGGAGTTATTGCGGGGCACCCAACAGCGAATTGAAACGCGATTGCAGGAAGCCGCGGCAATTGCAAATCAGTACTTGAGCGGCCACGAGAACATCATCAGCGCCACCGGGTGGGCGGGGGATGCCGGCACCACATCGTTGAACACCGCCGGCCAGATTCACCACGACCTGCAACAGATCATGAGCGGCGGGCAGCGCCTGGCACACGGCCTTGGTCAGGCCGCGGTCCTGATGGAAAACCACGAGGCGGACGCCGCCACCAATCTCAACGGCGTGTTCGGCGGTGGAACACAAGCCGTCTAA
- a CDS encoding pullulanase, with protein MEYCLGGDDGAAVWSRPPDLDLNGDGQFDAISLDLDGDGIRDDALADLDGDGLADHAVLDLDNDGIPESYFTDDGSGTWTVAVDHRGQLRWFGLDGVEHTGGPLVDFDGHGRLDDHLFDTDGDGLADRVLCAGDEGVTGYADTDGDGRWDVRLSDTDGDGKADGATNL; from the coding sequence GTGGAGTACTGCCTTGGCGGCGATGACGGCGCGGCCGTCTGGAGTCGTCCGCCGGATCTTGATCTGAACGGTGACGGTCAGTTCGACGCGATCAGCCTGGACCTCGACGGTGACGGGATTCGCGACGACGCGCTAGCCGATCTGGACGGCGACGGTCTGGCCGACCATGCGGTGCTTGACCTCGACAACGACGGGATACCGGAGAGCTACTTCACCGACGACGGATCGGGGACGTGGACGGTCGCCGTCGACCATCGCGGCCAGCTGCGTTGGTTCGGCCTCGACGGTGTTGAGCACACCGGTGGTCCGCTGGTCGACTTCGACGGGCATGGTCGTCTTGACGACCACCTGTTCGACACCGACGGCGACGGACTGGCCGACCGCGTGTTGTGCGCCGGGGATGAAGGCGTCACCGGATACGCCGACACCGATGGGGACGGCCGTTGGGATGTGCGGCTTTCGGATACGGACGGCGACGGCAAAGCTGACGGCGCCACCAATTTGTAA
- a CDS encoding CCA tRNA nucleotidyltransferase: MPDADQDVQLLTAAAVALNKHVGLLSELGSAFAAAGHELYLVGGSVRDALLGRLSPDLDFTTDARPEQVQKIVRSWADAIWETGIEFGTVGVGKGENRLEITTFRADTYDQVSRNPEVQFGDRLEDDLVRRDFTVNAMAVRITATGPGEFLDPLGGLGALRAKVLDTPSSPEVSFGDDPLRMLRAARFVSQLGFTVAPRVRAAIEDMAPQLARISAERVAAELDKMMLGADPVAGIDLLVQTGMGEVVLPEIGGMQMAIDEHHQHKDVYQHSLTVLRQAIALEDDGPDLVLRWAALLHDIGKPATRRHEANGGVSFHHHEVVGAKMVRKRMRALKYSKQMVDDVSQLVYLHLRFHGYGEGKWTDSAVRRYVTDAGPLLPRLHKLVRADCTTRNKRRAARLQASYDRLEERIAELAAKEDLARVRPDLDGNEIMQLLDIPAGPVVGEAWKFLKELRLDRGPLSREEATQELLAWWEERKARNP; this comes from the coding sequence GTGCCCGACGCTGACCAGGACGTCCAACTGCTGACCGCGGCCGCGGTCGCCCTGAATAAGCACGTCGGCCTACTAAGTGAGCTCGGGAGCGCGTTCGCCGCCGCCGGCCACGAGTTGTACCTGGTCGGCGGTTCGGTGCGCGATGCCCTGTTGGGCCGGCTGAGCCCCGACCTGGATTTCACCACCGACGCGCGCCCCGAGCAGGTGCAGAAGATCGTGCGGTCCTGGGCCGACGCGATCTGGGAAACGGGCATCGAGTTCGGCACCGTCGGTGTCGGTAAGGGCGAAAACCGACTGGAGATCACCACTTTTCGCGCCGACACCTATGACCAGGTGTCGCGCAATCCGGAGGTGCAGTTCGGCGACCGCCTCGAGGACGATCTGGTGCGCCGGGACTTCACCGTGAACGCGATGGCGGTGCGGATCACCGCGACGGGGCCCGGCGAGTTTCTCGACCCGCTGGGCGGTCTGGGTGCGCTGCGGGCCAAAGTGCTCGACACCCCGTCGTCACCGGAGGTGTCGTTCGGCGACGATCCGCTGCGGATGCTGCGGGCGGCGCGGTTCGTCTCGCAACTGGGTTTCACGGTGGCGCCGCGGGTAAGGGCGGCGATCGAGGACATGGCACCGCAGCTGGCCCGCATCAGCGCGGAACGGGTGGCCGCCGAACTGGACAAGATGATGCTCGGTGCCGACCCGGTTGCCGGCATCGACCTGCTGGTGCAGACCGGAATGGGTGAGGTGGTGCTGCCCGAGATCGGCGGCATGCAGATGGCCATCGACGAACACCACCAGCATAAGGACGTCTACCAGCACTCGCTGACCGTGCTGCGGCAGGCGATAGCGCTGGAAGACGACGGTCCTGACTTGGTGCTGCGGTGGGCCGCGCTGCTGCACGACATCGGCAAGCCCGCTACGCGGCGGCACGAGGCCAACGGCGGCGTGAGCTTTCACCACCACGAGGTGGTCGGCGCCAAGATGGTCCGCAAGCGGATGCGGGCGCTGAAGTACTCCAAGCAGATGGTCGACGACGTCTCCCAGCTGGTGTATCTGCACCTGCGGTTCCACGGCTACGGCGAGGGGAAGTGGACGGACTCGGCGGTGCGTCGCTACGTCACCGACGCTGGGCCGCTGTTGCCGCGGCTGCACAAGCTGGTCCGCGCCGACTGCACCACCCGCAACAAGCGCCGCGCCGCCCGCCTGCAGGCCAGCTATGACCGGCTGGAGGAGCGGATCGCCGAACTGGCGGCCAAGGAGGATCTGGCCCGGGTGCGTCCCGACCTGGACGGCAACGAGATCATGCAGCTGCTCGACATCCCGGCGGGCCCGGTGGTCGGCGAGGCGTGGAAGTTCCTCAAGGAACTGCGGTTGGACCGCGGGCCGCTGAGCAGAGAAGAAGCCACCCAGGAACTCCTGGCTTGGTGGGAAGAACGGAAAGCACGGAACCCGTAA
- a CDS encoding NUDIX hydrolase: MSDGERAKPRPRRRGRGRRRGRGAARSADERTEAQPDTQPDTRPDTRPENKPDIKPANPPASEAKPSPANVKHRRTRATRRGTDRMRTVHETSAGGLVIDGIDGPKDEQVAALIGRVDRRGRMLWSLPKGHIEQGETAEQTAIREVAEETGIRGSVLAALGRIDYWFVTDGRRVHKTVHHYLMRFLGGELSDEDLEVAEVAWVPICELPSRLAYADERRLAEVADELIEKLQTDGPAALPPLPPSTPRRRPQTHSRTRHAKGPEATPGQKNGHRPGP, from the coding sequence GTGTCAGACGGCGAACGGGCCAAACCACGTCCCAGGCGCAGGGGCCGTGGCCGGCGTCGCGGTCGTGGCGCGGCACGTTCTGCCGACGAGCGTACCGAAGCTCAGCCCGACACCCAGCCCGACACCAGGCCCGACACCAGGCCCGAGAACAAGCCGGACATCAAACCCGCCAACCCGCCGGCCAGCGAGGCGAAGCCCAGCCCGGCCAACGTGAAGCACCGGCGGACTCGCGCGACGCGCCGCGGAACGGACCGGATGCGGACGGTCCACGAGACATCAGCCGGAGGGCTGGTCATCGACGGCATCGACGGCCCCAAAGACGAGCAGGTAGCGGCTCTGATCGGTCGGGTGGACCGGCGCGGCCGAATGCTGTGGTCGCTGCCCAAGGGGCACATCGAGCAGGGCGAGACCGCGGAACAGACCGCGATCCGTGAAGTTGCCGAAGAAACGGGTATCCGCGGCAGCGTGCTGGCCGCGCTCGGGCGGATCGACTACTGGTTCGTCACCGACGGCAGGCGGGTGCACAAGACCGTGCACCACTATTTGATGCGGTTCTTGGGCGGAGAACTCTCCGACGAAGATCTTGAGGTGGCCGAGGTGGCGTGGGTACCGATCTGCGAGCTCCCGTCCCGACTGGCCTACGCCGACGAACGCCGCCTGGCCGAAGTCGCCGACGAGCTGATCGAAAAGCTGCAAACCGACGGTCCGGCCGCGCTTCCGCCGCTCCCTCCCAGTACGCCGCGGCGACGCCCGCAGACGCATTCCCGCACCCGTCATGCCAAAGGACCCGAAGCCACCCCGGGTCAGAAAAACGGTCACAGGCCGGGCCCGTGA
- the sigM gene encoding RNA polymerase sigma factor SigM, with amino-acid sequence MPPGSERSDAELLAAHVTGDRLAFEQLFRRHHRQLFRLAKLTSHTAQDAEDALQEAMLSAHRSAASFRHDAAVGSWLHRIVVNACLDRLRRAKAHPTVPLDLSDPWHADTLVADRTAQVETAIMVQRALMRLPVEQRATVVAVDMQGYSIADTARLLDVAEGTVKSRCARARARLAQSLGYLASRSP; translated from the coding sequence ATGCCACCCGGGAGCGAACGCAGCGACGCCGAGCTCCTCGCGGCCCACGTCACCGGCGACCGGCTGGCCTTCGAACAGCTTTTCCGCCGCCACCACCGGCAGCTGTTCCGGCTCGCGAAACTCACCAGCCACACCGCCCAAGATGCCGAGGACGCGCTGCAAGAGGCGATGCTGTCGGCGCACCGCAGTGCCGCCTCCTTCCGGCACGATGCCGCGGTAGGTAGTTGGCTACACCGCATCGTGGTCAATGCGTGTCTGGACCGGCTGCGGCGCGCCAAAGCGCACCCCACCGTCCCGCTGGATCTTTCCGACCCTTGGCACGCCGATACCCTCGTCGCCGACCGCACCGCACAGGTCGAGACGGCGATCATGGTGCAGCGTGCACTGATGCGCCTGCCCGTCGAGCAGCGGGCCACGGTCGTCGCGGTGGACATGCAGGGCTATTCGATCGCCGACACCGCTCGCCTGCTGGATGTGGCCGAGGGGACCGTGAAGAGTCGGTGCGCGCGGGCGCGGGCCCGCCTGGCACAGTCGCTTGGCTACCTCGCCTCGAGGAGCCCCTAG